A single region of the Drosophila takahashii strain IR98-3 E-12201 chromosome 2R, DtakHiC1v2, whole genome shotgun sequence genome encodes:
- the LOC138912735 gene encoding uncharacterized protein gives MHHRPNPVPKIGSGKSGQVGRAFRGPCRRQLNSYLGVNGIISGAAVQDVGDDGFCHGKLCAGHSVSISENPADLDVLTPAHFLNGGPPSSFVEPDVTSLNFNRLDGWQRVAYLQQIFWSRWKEEYLTLLQQRSKWRTPKPGLVVDDLVLVKDENLPPMKWPLARVIELLFGGDGVARVAVLKTASGVTKRAVNKLCLLPLKDDVETQASNGGSMSGHAAAAAN, from the exons ATGCATCATCGTCCAAATCCTGTTCCAAAAATTGGATCCGGCAAGTCAGGCCAAGTGGGAAGAGCGTTTAGAGGACCCTGCCGTCGGCAACTTAATTCCTACTTGGGAGTCAATGGCATCATTTCTGGAGCAGCGGTGCAGGACGTTGGAGACGATGGATTTTGCCATGGCAAACTATGCGCCGGGCATTCAG TCTCGATTTCAGAAAACCCCGCTGATCTGGATGTGTTAACCCCAgcacattttttgaatggtgGTCCGCCTTCATCTTTCGTCGAGCCAGATGTGACCAGTCTCAACTTCAATCGCTTGGATGGATGGCAACGCGTGGCCTACTTGCAGCAGATCTTTTGGTCCCGATGGAAGGAAGAATACCTAACACTTCTGCAGCAGCGCTCCAAGTGGCGCACCCCCAAACCGGGCCTGGTTGTCGATGACTTAGTTCTGGTCAAGGACGAAAACTTGCCTCCCATGAAGTGGCCCCTCGCCAGAGTGATTGAGCTGCTGTTCGGTGGAGATGGCGTTGCTCGAGTTGCCGTTCTGAAGACAGCGTCAGGAGTGACAAAGCGAGCAGTGAACAAGCTATGTCTGCTGCCCCTTAAGGATGATGTTGAAACCCAGGCTTCCAACGGGGGGAGTATGTCGGGTcacgcagccgcagcagctaaTTAA